catcaatgtagccgtcgtggcctaaaggataagacgtccggtgcattcgtatgaagcgatgcaccggtgttcgaatcccgcaggcgggtaccaatttttctaatgaaatacgtactcaacaaatgttcacgattgacttccacggtcaaggaataacatcgtgtaataaaaatcaaacccgcaaaattataatttgcgtaatcactggtggtaggacctcttgggagtccgcacgggtaggtaccaccaccccgcctgttaccactgtagatttatatattagtatagatgtaattGCAATCAGGAAATATTCGCATTAATTTATGCAATAACATCATTTAACAGAATTCCAAATACCAACAATCGATACGGACAAAAAGCGTCTGGCAATCATCGTTCCGTTCCGAGACCGCTTCGAAGAGCTCCTAGAGTTCGTTCCTCACATGACCGCCTTCCTGAAGAGACAAGACATCCCGTTCCACATCTTTGTGGTTCAACAGAAGGATAAGAACCGTTTCAATAGGGCTTCACTGATAAACGTCGGATTCTTGAAGACTCGAAGCCATTACGAATACATAGCGATGCACGATGTCGACCTTCTGCCACTTAACGACAATCTGAAGTATGAATATCCAGAAAAGGGGCCATGTCACATTCCGTCACCAGAAACGCATCCGAAATACAGCTACAAGTACTACGCCGGCGGCATAGTGTTGGTAACTAGGGAACATTACGAGCTGGTGAACGGAATGTCCAATCAGTACTGGGGCTGGGGGATGGAGGACGACGAATTCTACGTGAGATTGAAGGATGCGGGTCTCACATTCAACAGACCCAGCAATATAACAACGGGACGAAAAAACACATTTAGGTGAGCAGATGCAACAgtcaatataattaaatgacgCCATAGACACGTCCGTATGGATCCATTAGATCaaataactctttttttttatcctacctatgctgatagccttgagagattATTTCACCTTTagcctagcgtgtaggtgagctctcggggttcaaaccggaggtgttgctaacactggccctagcaagagcactgcttcgcagaatcagctaccagatcggaatcgcgacccactgagaagatccggcgagaaactcctgcatagacgccttcagctctaacacaaagagcaggcttagggaccccggtaaccgtactcgtcgaactagaCAAAGAGTTCGATGCGCAAtgtaacccatgcatcagctcgttgagtttctcgccggatcttcttccAATccgtcgcgattccaatccggtagtagattcattcacgatgcagctactcttgagctatTAGGTTaaagctgaaggcatctaatgcaaaggttattgcatctgatggatccgtaacgACGTGAAAGTCGTTATGAAGTTTCTTGAGACATGACGGATTTTACCAAGTGTTGTCTAGGGACTCCGGGAATCACTTAAAGCGAAGCGAAAAACAATAATACGTAGATATCTGAAGTAAGATTAGcatactattgaaattaaaaccATTAGATGTCTGCTAATGAAATTTGCATTTgtctttttgttaaaataaatacaaaacggTTAATAGCAAATTCTATTAATACATTTAGCTAAATAATTTATGCAGTGGAACATTGAAAACGTCAGATCGATTCGGTACCTCGCTGTGATGACGCGATGTCTGTGTGCCGCAGTAAGAGGAGACGGGGTGCCGAGAGATTTGAACAATTAAAGAGCACGGTAGTGGTATACAGGAGGAAACGGGAATGCATCTGTATAGGACTAGATAGGTGAATGAACTCACGTTCAACCTGGTGGCGATAGGACACTGGAGGCCATTGACCTTGCATCGTCATATGACCCACTATGAGACATGAGCTCGAAGTCTCAATCGTCAAAATTCCATTTTCTACCTTCGTACTAGCagctttttttacctacctatgctgataggcttgagaggctattgcagcttcgccctaacatgtaggtaagctcacggggctcaaacctgacgacgttgctaacacgaaccctagcaagagccgtgcttcgcggaatctactaccggatcggaaacgcgacccactgagtagatcctgagagaaactcagtgggctgtgtatgtgggttaatttactcgtcgagcccttcgtcgcaagcgacgggttcgacgagaacgatgaccggtgcttgaggtacctaaaagcaccgttagtggatcgggaggatccgaaatgacgtgttttgggagacgtcgactgctttccattctgtccgcaggaccGGGAATGGATAATCTtaatactttaacccctattatatcactacatagtataaaacaaagccgctttctctgtccctatatctgtctgtccctgtgtatgcttaaatctttaaaactacgcaacggattttgatgcggtatttttaataaatagagtaattgaagaggaaggtttatatgtataatacatccattaaatagtggagaaatcgttaataaattacagtttccgaagcgaagcgaaggcgggtcgctagtagataatatatagattcgtaATGTTTTGTTAAAGGCATATCCACGACGACGCGTATCGTGTCCGGGACAAGCGGCGGTGTTACAACCAGCTCGAGATGACGCGGCGTCGTGACCGCCGCACCGGACTCCATGACGTGGCCCACCGCGTGCTGAGCCTCCACAGCCTCACCATCGACGGGCTGCCGCTGACCGTCCTCAACGTAGAGCTCATCTGCGACCGGAACGCGACCCCGTGGTGTCAGTGCCCGGAAACCCGAGAACCCGAAATGCCTTTTACATCGAACTACGAGAATCACGTGTTCCATGAATTCAATgtgtgttataaaaataaatgagtgATTTATGCCTTTtttggaatgtttttatttatgtggAAATAACGAACGGAAAGATCTTCCAGTGAGCGggtttttcttcctacctaagctgatggccttcAGATGCCATttcagcgtttttttttattgcttagatgggtggacgaacccacagcccacctggtgttaagtggttactggagcccatagacatctaagacgtaaatgcgccacccaccttgagatataagttctaagcatctaagcaataaaaagaataaaacaacCCTGTATATTAGCAACGGTGACAGATAAGGTTGAAGACAGAAACGATGtagttaagtattatttaaaaaaaactgtaataaagtatgtttatcagtgtCTGGTACCCATACTGGTtttaggcagcgacttggctctgcccctggcattgcgttaccgtcgtccatgggcgacggtaaccactcaccatcaggtgggccgtatgctcgtctgcctacaagaactCTAAATTAGAGCCGGATAACCGTGCGTAATTTGTTTCCAATTATATATCTATGTCCTGTATGTGGATTTGAACCTCGGCACATTCGCATCGCCCGATacacctcttatcctttagaccgtGTCGACTTCAACATTTTGTATTCACTAGTACTACTTAGAGCACCGTGCGTACCAATCCAACATATTCACACAATCGATACAATCGcgcacaaaataaaaatagggtttttaaattaaatcaacgtaaacataaaattaaacatttattataaCAACCAAAGTTTCAAGTAAGTACATGGAATAGTTCAACGAATAATTCATATATACATTACAACCGATACAACTTGAACATAGCATAAATAACACGaaagtatataattatattttttaatccaATATTAAGTTTAACATTACTAACATAAATACATTGAAAAACAtgcacaaacaaaaaaaaagtgatatttCACTTGAAAAATCCTGAAAGACGCgagataattatatatatatatatataccgtgtatgtgtttgtatattgtataatgtagtttggttcacattaagttatgcacctaccacaggattctctacaccacccttggttgactagTAGAGAATGCCTcgggcattaagtccgccattgtacttatgtgcattaagttgaataaataaataaataattcgttaagaaaataaattactgcTCTCGACAATAAACCCTGAAGGTTTCTTTTAGCTTTTATATAAgaatgtaatattaattaaacaagcCATATACTCCATCGAGTTATCCGCCTACACTAATCTATTTCTGATAATGTAATAAGTATTAACAGTGTCTGAACGCAAATCTACGTAAATACAAttgaataaaaagaaattaattactAATTTGATAATTGAAGAATTTATCAAACGACTATTAAAATTTCGTTTGtatgaaaaaaaactttagccGATATGGTGGCGCACTAAGTAACGCTCGCGATTGCTGAACCGTaggtcgtaggttcgattcccaccGGGTAACTATACTCTAAGTCTGGCCGTTtaatatatacagggtgtcccagaaagaatgaagaagaatttaacaccaggtgggctgtcctagtaaaaaattaataaaaaaaaagcatggataattctgaaacacctcatagtagagctattgaggacacaaaaaaaataatctcaggtagtacccaaattacgtatttaaaaaaaaaactgatattttCCACACCGCTGTGTATTTCTGGAATATacaacagctacaaataaatgaaatccatagGCTTTTTGGTGTTATAATATTACTACGTGAACTTTAACTAAGGAATATGCAAGAAATCGTATGAGTagctagtgtatttttttatataaaagttaatctgaacttaaattttaatcatgaaattttgtattttttctttatttttaatttggatagtacctaagaaaaatattttttgattatttttttgagtCCCCAATAGCtatactatgaggtgtttcaggattatccattcgtTCTGGGATaccctgtatatatatatatacatagaaaTTTGATTTGCATATAAGTACGTATATCAGTCTCTGATTCCCATAATACAGACAATCCAAAATTGAGGACAGGATTaatggaaattaaattaaaaacgcaACTAGAAAACGGCTCTATCTTAAcctgtatacatacatacatacagacAATACCTACATCACATTGGAGGATTATCGatcgaaaaatatatataattgtttTCAACCTCTCTAATTACACAGTCTATCGTGATACGTGATAAAAATTTAGggttttatttaaacatagCTTTCAAATGATAAGATCGTAATTAATTAAcgataaaaaacatataaatagcATTAGGTTGTATAGTTCTTAAATATCTCCCGCCCCCTGGCATAGTGTGAATTTCAAAGTATGTTttcattaggtttttttttattattattgtattccatcttcgagccgatgaattgcgaatgttatgtacgccattattgtcacatgcatcagaacataaattaaatagtttaagttattttcaatgtaaaatgtttgtgatgtggcagtacttttttaaataaataaataaaataaataaataagtgtgAGTGCGTTCCCGGTACAAAGGTCCTCTGTATGATACGCCTAGATTTTATGTAGTAGTATTATGGTCCTATTTTATTTACAGAGGAGTAACATAAAAAAAGGTAGGAGCAAACGGCATAGAGTGATCCGTAATAACCTTTTGTCGCGAGGAGGTGGTCGTGACTCTCAGCATTGAGGAAATCGAAGGAGGAACAGACCATGAATAAATCATGAATGTTATTGATTTCAATAGAAAAGCCCGTCATTAGGTGATCATCGAATTGTTTTATCAGAATTTATTAAGGATATCGTAACGCCCCTAGGGACGACAACTTTCCATCTTATGTGCCGTCTTCTCGTTCGCTTTCTAAGACATTTATATCGAAATCTGGAGTGCGAGAAAGAGACAAAAAAAACTTGTCACGATTTTATATGGCAACCATTTTTGtagaatcactacatagtataaaacaaagtcgctttctctgtcagTATGTACgcttaaatcattaaaactacgcaacagattttgatgcggtatTTTTAATAGagagagtgattgaagaggaaggtttatatctatatatataaaaatgagacccgttttccgttgtcacgacataacatgaaaacggcttgaccaatttggctaattttggtcttgaattatttttggaagtccagagaaggtttaaaaggtataaaaatatgaaaattctcggaattaaataaaaataacaattttgttttccctttgacgtgtcccccgtcggacggattccttttgtttgttttaagtttattctatataaaagtttaggtcttttatttatcgattgtggcactacgaagtctgccgggtcagctagtgtataataacatccattaaatagttgagaaattaataataaattacagtttccgaagcgaagccagggcgggtcgctggtgtatttatataaatctatatTAGCTTATGATTCAATCGCCAAAATACATTTGATGATAGGGTGTTCTtagttctttatttatttttaactttaatgtCAATTAAAGCTTCAACTTGTCATTTACGTTCAAATGAGCTGTGGTTGTTCACCAAAACGCTTACGGGTCCTCATTAGTCCGtttttaagcaaaaaatttaacaataattacaaacattcactcacatattaatatttaaacaataatttcaactaattgaattatattaaattatcacaatatatatttatttatttgtaacgtacatatgtattaaaatattaataattattataattctaaGTAAACCGATATAAAAGTTatgagacatttttttttcataaatagcGTCATGaatagtattatattttttcaatagtaTTTatcttcatattatatgtatgtatcacACTAAGCTTTGTTCATATATATATCACTAACcccaaataaattattatgttaacaataataacaaaaacaacgAGCTGT
The sequence above is drawn from the Bombyx mori chromosome 26, ASM3026992v2 genome and encodes:
- the LOC101735627 gene encoding beta-1,4-galactosyltransferase 7 isoform X2 produces the protein MRKIANRNSEGALARNSEFQIPTIDTDKKRLAIIVPFRDRFEELLEFVPHMTAFLKRQDIPFHIFVVQQKDKNRFNRASLINVGFLKTRSHYEYIAMHDVDLLPLNDNLKYEYPEKGPCHIPSPETHPKYSYKYYAGGIVLVTREHYELVNGMSNQYWGWGMEDDEFYVRLKDAGLTFNRPSNITTGRKNTFRHIHDDAYRVRDKRRCYNQLEMTRRRDRRTGLHDVAHRVLSLHSLTIDGLPLTVLNVELICDRNATPWCQCPETREPEMPFTSNYENHVFHEFNVCYKNK
- the LOC101735627 gene encoding beta-1,4-galactosyltransferase 7 isoform X1, whose amino-acid sequence is MPRLRCRVDSRCLQLILLLLAFLFNWCSVCSSKVEFQIPTIDTDKKRLAIIVPFRDRFEELLEFVPHMTAFLKRQDIPFHIFVVQQKDKNRFNRASLINVGFLKTRSHYEYIAMHDVDLLPLNDNLKYEYPEKGPCHIPSPETHPKYSYKYYAGGIVLVTREHYELVNGMSNQYWGWGMEDDEFYVRLKDAGLTFNRPSNITTGRKNTFRHIHDDAYRVRDKRRCYNQLEMTRRRDRRTGLHDVAHRVLSLHSLTIDGLPLTVLNVELICDRNATPWCQCPETREPEMPFTSNYENHVFHEFNVCYKNK